In Nocardioides sp. zg-1228, a single window of DNA contains:
- a CDS encoding pirin family protein, translated as MTDVEVLAPREVPLGGPRAMRVRRTLPQRQRSLIGAWCFVDHYGPDDVDETGGMVLPAHPHTGLQTASWLFGGELEHRDSVGSLATVRPGELNLMTAGRGISHTEVSTPGTTMLHGAQLWIALPDGSRHVEPRFEHFAPVPVRGPGWEARVFIGSLLGASSPVEVHTPLLGAEIMLAPGRSFEVEVDPTFEHGVLLDVGSVDVDGQELAPSDLGHVPAGRSTITLTAAEEARVLLLGGPPFGESIVMWWNFIGRSHDEVAGYRQAWQDQVVVGDGVVADGRDVAPGRFGVVDLDLQPIPAPPLPNVRLKQRG; from the coding sequence ATGACCGATGTCGAGGTGCTGGCACCGCGTGAGGTCCCGCTGGGAGGTCCCCGGGCCATGCGCGTACGTCGCACGCTGCCGCAGCGCCAGCGCTCGCTGATCGGCGCCTGGTGCTTCGTCGACCACTACGGCCCCGACGACGTCGACGAGACCGGCGGGATGGTGCTCCCCGCCCACCCGCACACCGGCCTGCAGACGGCGAGTTGGCTCTTCGGCGGCGAGCTCGAGCACCGCGACTCCGTCGGCAGCCTGGCCACCGTTCGACCCGGCGAGCTCAACCTGATGACCGCCGGCCGGGGGATCAGCCACACGGAGGTCTCGACCCCCGGCACGACCATGCTCCACGGCGCCCAGCTCTGGATCGCCCTGCCCGACGGCAGCCGCCACGTCGAGCCCCGCTTCGAGCACTTCGCTCCCGTGCCCGTCCGCGGGCCCGGCTGGGAGGCCCGGGTGTTCATCGGCTCGCTCCTCGGCGCGAGCTCGCCCGTCGAGGTGCACACCCCGCTCCTCGGCGCCGAGATCATGCTCGCCCCGGGCAGGTCCTTCGAGGTCGAGGTCGACCCCACCTTCGAGCACGGCGTGCTGCTCGACGTGGGCTCGGTCGACGTCGACGGCCAGGAGCTCGCGCCGAGCGACCTCGGGCACGTCCCCGCGGGGCGCTCCACCATCACCCTCACCGCGGCCGAGGAGGCGCGCGTGCTCCTCCTCGGCGGCCCGCCCTTCGGGGAGTCGATCGTCATGTGGTGGAACTTCATCGGCCGCAGCCACGACGAGGTCGCCGGCTACCGCCAGGCGTGGCAGGACCAGGTCGTCGTCGGGGACGGCGTGGTGGCCGACGGTCGCGACGTGGCCCCGGGCCGGTTCGGCGTGGTCGACCTCGACCTGCAGCCCATCCCCGCGCCGCCGCTGCCCAACGTCCGGCTCAAGCAACGCGGCTGA
- a CDS encoding DNA-3-methyladenine glycosylase I, with product MESGVGPVVGADGVARCPWGAGDPVNRDYHDTEWGLRVDGEAAHLERLTLEAFQSGLSWRTILDKRERFRAAFAGFDADTVAAFDERDVERLMADAGIVRNRRKVEAAVTNARATVALREHGGLEAFIWSFRPEPGPAPRTTADVPTTSPESVALSAALKKAGFAFVGPTTMYALMEAIGLVDDHLAGCHRRGCAG from the coding sequence ATGGAGAGCGGAGTCGGTCCCGTGGTCGGCGCCGACGGGGTGGCGCGCTGCCCCTGGGGTGCCGGCGACCCGGTCAACCGCGACTACCACGACACCGAGTGGGGCCTGCGCGTCGACGGCGAGGCCGCGCACCTCGAGCGGCTCACCCTCGAGGCATTCCAGTCGGGGCTGTCGTGGCGCACCATCCTCGACAAGCGCGAGCGCTTCCGCGCCGCGTTCGCCGGCTTCGACGCCGACACCGTCGCGGCCTTCGACGAGCGCGACGTCGAGCGGCTGATGGCCGACGCCGGCATCGTGCGCAACCGCCGCAAGGTCGAAGCGGCCGTCACCAACGCCCGCGCCACCGTCGCCCTGCGCGAGCACGGCGGGCTGGAGGCGTTCATCTGGTCCTTCCGGCCCGAGCCCGGCCCGGCGCCCCGCACCACCGCCGACGTCCCCACCACCTCGCCCGAGTCGGTCGCGCTGTCGGCGGCGCTGAAGAAGGCCGGCTTCGCCTTCGTCGGGCCGACGACGATGTACGCCCTGATGGAGGCGATCGGGCTCGTCGACGACCACCTCGCCGGGTGCCACCGGCGGGGGTGCGCCGGCTGA